In Pedobacter sp. SL55, the following proteins share a genomic window:
- a CDS encoding DUF5686 and carboxypeptidase regulatory-like domain-containing protein: MKATKLLLTLTALIAISFNGFCQQFQIKGKITDTDGQPIPFVSVFIKGTTKGVSANVDGVYNINVDRGIVSLTFTVVGFKSATQTVDVFDNLTVNKILETEQYTLNSVVIKANAEDPAYKIVRNAIKNRKAYLEEIFAYSSDVYIKGVQKLVGAPKKFFGRDIQKTLNLDTNRNGILYLSESQSKFSYMKPDRIKEEMISSKISGRNNAFSFNKASDMRINFYENLLLENTGLSARSFVSPIADNALFYYKYKLLGKTEENGLTINKIEVTPKRKNDPAFRGVIYIADNIWRLMGTDLILTKDAGVNLIDTLNIAQHFIKIDKYYMPGNLKFEFNGNVFGFKFEGYFISFYSNYNINPKFEKGYFTPEILKITKAVNKKDSAYWANNRPIPLTEEERKDYIKKDSIALRMQSKQYLDSLEKANNNFTLNKILITSYSRNDRYHKRSYTFDPLMQSVFYNTVEGFAVKYGVTYRKRLEDNKYLTIRPEARYGFKNDTFTAKLSTYYYYDATKRAGVGLNFGNEIADLNNYGTMSPLSNTINSLLFERNYPKFYKRDFININTQRELANGLQAYLALDYNKNYALTNSTLFKFRDYDDRAFTSNNPLNPADDTPFFSTYQSAAITASLTYTFGQKYITRPDAKIYTEAKYPRLNLTYKKGINGVLGGDTDYDLITFEAYQERVGLGLFGYTSFVVGAGKFLNSQQVFFPDFKHFRANRAMFFPPNLRKFRFLDFYQYSTNDYYFEAHLEHNFSGFILNKIPILRKLKLEEVMGINYLNQPQKRNYTEYYFGVQRLVFGISYGFAFDNGKKVDQGIRFAYNF; this comes from the coding sequence ATGAAAGCCACTAAATTACTCCTAACGCTAACTGCTTTAATTGCAATCTCATTTAACGGCTTTTGCCAACAATTTCAAATCAAAGGAAAAATTACCGATACCGACGGCCAGCCCATTCCCTTTGTTTCTGTTTTCATCAAAGGCACTACAAAGGGCGTATCTGCTAACGTAGATGGTGTTTACAATATTAACGTAGATAGAGGCATCGTTTCGTTAACTTTTACCGTGGTTGGCTTTAAATCGGCTACACAAACGGTTGATGTTTTCGACAACCTTACCGTTAATAAAATACTAGAAACCGAACAATACACCTTAAACAGCGTTGTAATTAAGGCAAATGCCGAAGATCCTGCCTATAAAATTGTGAGAAACGCCATTAAAAACCGTAAGGCATATTTAGAAGAAATTTTTGCCTACAGCAGTGATGTGTATATCAAAGGAGTACAAAAACTGGTAGGTGCCCCAAAAAAATTCTTTGGTAGAGATATTCAAAAAACTTTAAATCTAGATACCAATAGAAATGGGATCTTATACCTTTCCGAATCGCAATCAAAGTTCTCTTACATGAAGCCTGATCGGATTAAAGAAGAAATGATTTCATCGAAGATTTCCGGCAGAAACAATGCATTCAGTTTCAACAAAGCCTCCGATATGCGCATCAATTTCTACGAAAACTTACTACTAGAAAATACAGGACTTAGCGCTAGAAGCTTTGTTTCGCCAATTGCCGACAATGCCCTTTTTTACTATAAATACAAACTGCTAGGCAAAACCGAAGAAAACGGACTGACCATCAACAAAATTGAAGTTACGCCAAAAAGGAAAAATGACCCTGCCTTTAGGGGCGTAATTTACATTGCCGATAACATTTGGAGATTGATGGGAACCGACCTTATTCTTACCAAAGATGCAGGCGTTAACCTGATAGATACGTTAAACATTGCCCAGCACTTTATCAAAATTGATAAATATTACATGCCCGGAAATTTGAAATTCGAATTTAACGGTAACGTTTTTGGTTTTAAATTCGAAGGTTATTTCATTAGTTTTTACAGCAATTACAATATCAACCCAAAATTTGAAAAAGGCTATTTTACACCAGAAATTTTAAAGATTACCAAAGCCGTAAACAAAAAAGACTCGGCCTACTGGGCAAACAACAGGCCCATTCCGTTAACAGAAGAAGAACGTAAAGACTATATCAAAAAAGACAGCATCGCTTTGCGGATGCAGAGTAAACAATATTTAGATTCTTTAGAGAAAGCAAACAATAACTTTACCTTAAACAAAATACTAATTACCAGTTACTCTCGTAACGATAGGTATCATAAACGCAGTTATACTTTTGACCCATTAATGCAATCTGTTTTTTACAATACGGTAGAAGGTTTCGCTGTTAAATATGGCGTAACCTATCGTAAAAGACTTGAAGACAACAAGTACCTAACCATTAGACCAGAAGCTAGGTATGGCTTTAAAAACGATACTTTTACCGCAAAGCTGAGCACTTATTATTATTACGACGCCACCAAACGAGCTGGCGTTGGACTAAATTTTGGCAACGAAATAGCCGATCTAAACAATTATGGTACAATGAGCCCATTGTCTAACACCATCAATAGCTTGCTGTTTGAGAGAAATTACCCAAAATTTTATAAACGAGATTTTATAAACATTAACACACAACGAGAACTAGCAAATGGTTTGCAAGCTTATTTAGCCTTAGATTACAATAAGAATTATGCACTTACTAACAGCACCTTATTTAAATTTAGAGATTATGATGACAGGGCATTTACATCAAACAATCCGCTTAACCCTGCAGATGATACACCGTTTTTTTCCACCTACCAATCTGCTGCTATTACTGCTAGTTTAACTTATACTTTTGGCCAAAAGTACATTACCCGACCTGATGCCAAAATATATACCGAAGCAAAATATCCCCGATTAAATTTAACTTATAAAAAAGGTATCAATGGTGTGTTAGGTGGCGATACAGACTACGACCTGATTACTTTTGAAGCTTACCAAGAAAGAGTGGGCTTAGGTTTATTTGGCTACACTTCATTTGTGGTTGGTGCAGGCAAATTCCTCAATAGCCAACAAGTTTTCTTCCCAGACTTTAAACATTTCAGAGCTAACCGAGCCATGTTCTTCCCTCCTAACCTAAGAAAATTTAGATTTCTAGACTTTTACCAATACAGTACAAACGATTATTATTTTGAAGCACATTTAGAGCATAATTTCTCGGGTTTTATCCTCAATAAAATCCCTATTTTGAGAAAATTAAAGTTAGAAGAAGTGATGGGCATTAACTACCTTAACCAACCGCAAAAAAGAAATTATACCGAGTACTACTTTGGCGTTCAGCGTTTAGTGTTTGGCATTAGTTATGGTTTTGCTTTTGATAATGGTAAAAAAGTTGACCAAGGCATTAGATTTGCTTATAATTTTTAG
- a CDS encoding type II toxin-antitoxin system YafQ family toxin, which produces MYKILPSNKFLKDAKLLQKRSPKDLEILEEIVDILANYGHKGLQPKHKAHKLSGNYSNYWECHVRPNLLLIWDENEVLMLIELVRTGTHSDLF; this is translated from the coding sequence ATGTACAAAATTTTACCTTCTAACAAATTTTTAAAGGATGCTAAACTTTTACAAAAAAGATCTCCAAAAGATTTAGAAATATTGGAAGAGATAGTTGACATTTTAGCTAATTATGGACATAAAGGCCTACAACCAAAACATAAAGCTCATAAGCTTTCTGGAAACTACAGCAACTATTGGGAATGTCATGTTAGGCCCAATTTACTCTTAATTTGGGACGAAAATGAAGTTCTTATGCTAATTGAACTAGTTAGAACAGGCACCCACTCCGATTTATTTTAA
- a CDS encoding DUF5686 and carboxypeptidase regulatory-like domain-containing protein, which produces MILLCYVAAETSAQQFILTGKIAEVKGYPVPFASVYVNTTTQGTSSNIDGQYKLSLPAGKTELLFTAVGYDDRKVTVVMKENTTLDIILAPKIFTLNDVIIKAPTENRANEIIKKVIEKRKTYLNEIEAFSCEVYTKAMQKLLNAPKKFFGRDVATILDLDSNRQGIIYLSEAESKLDFKQRDKIREVMISSKIAGDDNGFSFNKASDLSVNFYNNTLFQDKLSIRGFVSPVADNAFAYYKYKFLGSSEEDGKTVSKIQVIPKRKNLPVFSGIIYVVNDSWRISALNLYVTKDNGIELIDTLTVQQKLIEVEDVYVPQSIQFSISGKLFGFKFSGYVMGVYKNYDIKPAFNKNFFTNEILKIERSSNKKDPFYWQKNRSVPLTPEERENYQRKDSISALKSSQSYLDSVDQVKNKFNAGQILVTPYVYYRSYNKKSITYDPIATSVFYNTVEGLALKYAVNWRQGFEDGRYYTIKPEVRYGFANQHFNANIKSKYLFDASRNGAIALGFGSEVANLSSQSQTNLLRNTINALVFGKNPAKFYERRFFNIEASREFAPSFELKVSADYARRKALVNANLKSFRNEPDFTSNNPLAPEDENSLLFPTHRALVISGTLVYTVAQKYISRPDGRFYMESNYPRIEVNYKRGLRGVFGSSVDYDFIGVELYQKKIHFGMFGKSSILLGAGKFLTSKSLNYPDWKHFRANQSMVFDPDERNFQFLDFYIFNTTSQYFEAHIQHNFGSFFLNKIPLIKKLKLEEIIGAAYLSSPEKRNYNEFFFGIKRMNFRIHYGYAYDRDELIKKGFKFSYGFNL; this is translated from the coding sequence TTGATACTCCTTTGTTATGTAGCAGCGGAGACATCGGCACAGCAGTTTATACTTACTGGCAAAATAGCGGAAGTAAAAGGTTATCCAGTACCATTTGCTTCGGTATACGTAAATACCACTACGCAAGGCACTTCTTCTAATATAGACGGGCAATATAAATTAAGCTTACCTGCCGGAAAAACCGAACTCTTATTTACCGCCGTTGGTTACGACGACAGAAAGGTTACCGTGGTAATGAAAGAAAACACCACTTTAGATATTATACTGGCACCTAAAATTTTTACATTAAATGATGTGATCATCAAAGCCCCAACCGAGAACCGTGCAAATGAAATCATTAAAAAAGTAATCGAAAAAAGAAAAACCTATCTTAACGAAATCGAAGCCTTTTCTTGCGAAGTTTATACCAAAGCCATGCAAAAGCTACTAAATGCACCAAAAAAATTTTTTGGTAGAGATGTAGCTACCATTTTAGACCTAGATAGCAACAGGCAGGGCATTATTTATCTGTCTGAAGCAGAATCTAAACTTGACTTTAAACAACGCGACAAAATTAGGGAAGTAATGATTTCGTCTAAAATTGCTGGAGACGACAATGGTTTTAGTTTTAACAAAGCTTCAGATTTAAGCGTGAATTTTTACAACAACACGCTATTTCAAGACAAGCTAAGCATTAGAGGCTTCGTATCGCCCGTAGCCGATAACGCATTTGCCTATTATAAATATAAATTTTTGGGCAGCAGCGAAGAAGACGGCAAAACAGTAAGCAAAATACAAGTAATTCCTAAACGAAAAAACCTGCCTGTATTTTCTGGTATCATCTACGTAGTTAACGATAGCTGGAGAATTAGCGCCCTAAACCTTTATGTAACCAAAGACAACGGCATTGAACTGATAGATACTTTAACCGTACAACAAAAACTAATTGAGGTAGAAGATGTGTACGTGCCCCAATCCATCCAGTTCAGTATTTCCGGAAAATTATTTGGCTTTAAGTTTTCTGGATATGTAATGGGAGTTTACAAAAACTATGATATTAAACCTGCTTTTAACAAGAACTTTTTTACCAATGAAATTCTGAAAATAGAAAGATCATCAAATAAAAAAGATCCGTTTTATTGGCAGAAAAATCGTTCTGTACCTCTTACGCCCGAAGAGCGAGAAAACTATCAACGAAAAGATAGCATCAGTGCTTTAAAATCTTCGCAATCGTACCTAGATTCGGTAGATCAAGTTAAAAATAAGTTTAATGCAGGGCAAATATTGGTAACCCCCTATGTTTATTACAGAAGCTACAATAAAAAAAGCATTACCTACGACCCCATTGCTACCAGCGTGTTTTATAATACAGTAGAAGGTTTAGCTTTAAAATATGCCGTAAATTGGCGACAAGGATTTGAAGATGGAAGATATTACACCATTAAACCAGAAGTGAGGTATGGATTTGCCAACCAACATTTTAATGCAAATATCAAATCTAAATACTTATTTGATGCTTCTAGAAACGGTGCCATTGCCCTTGGTTTTGGCTCTGAGGTAGCCAACCTAAGCTCGCAGAGCCAAACAAACTTGCTTCGTAACACTATTAATGCTTTAGTTTTTGGTAAAAACCCAGCAAAATTTTACGAACGCAGATTTTTTAACATAGAAGCTTCCAGAGAATTTGCCCCAAGTTTCGAACTAAAAGTTAGTGCAGATTATGCCCGTAGAAAAGCCTTGGTTAATGCCAACCTTAAAAGTTTTAGAAACGAACCCGATTTCACTTCTAACAATCCGCTTGCCCCCGAAGATGAGAACAGTTTATTGTTTCCTACACATAGAGCACTTGTAATAAGTGGCACTTTGGTCTATACCGTTGCTCAAAAATATATCAGCAGGCCAGATGGCAGGTTTTATATGGAAAGCAATTACCCGCGAATAGAAGTAAACTACAAGCGAGGTTTAAGAGGTGTATTTGGCTCTTCGGTAGATTATGATTTTATAGGTGTAGAGCTTTATCAAAAGAAAATTCACTTTGGAATGTTCGGAAAATCGTCCATATTGTTGGGCGCAGGTAAGTTTCTTACCTCAAAAAGTTTAAATTACCCCGATTGGAAACACTTTAGGGCCAACCAATCTATGGTTTTTGATCCCGATGAGCGAAACTTTCAGTTTTTAGATTTTTACATTTTCAACACTACGAGCCAATATTTCGAAGCTCATATTCAACATAATTTCGGTTCGTTCTTTCTTAACAAAATACCGCTAATCAAAAAACTTAAACTCGAAGAAATTATTGGTGCCGCTTATTTATCATCTCCAGAAAAAAGAAATTACAACGAATTCTTTTTTGGAATTAAGCGTATGAATTTTAGAATTCACTATGGCTATGCTTATGATAGAGACGAGCTGATTAAAAAAGGATTTAAGTTTTCTTACGGTTTTAATTTGTAG
- a CDS encoding OmpH family outer membrane protein produces the protein MEAKGKAADADLKAKGQAFQRDMQQYQSQANGMTAEQRAATEERLGRKQQELQAYQQNAGAAFQNEQAKEQEALYNKVADYLKGYAKEKGYKMVLKYQKGMGDILFADESLDVTKEVIKGLNEAYSKEKK, from the coding sequence ATGGAAGCTAAAGGCAAAGCTGCTGATGCAGACCTTAAAGCTAAAGGACAAGCTTTCCAACGCGATATGCAACAATATCAGTCGCAAGCAAATGGCATGACTGCCGAACAAAGAGCTGCGACAGAAGAAAGATTGGGACGTAAACAACAAGAATTACAAGCCTACCAACAAAATGCCGGGGCGGCTTTCCAAAATGAGCAAGCTAAAGAGCAAGAAGCGCTTTACAATAAAGTTGCCGATTACCTAAAAGGATATGCTAAAGAAAAAGGCTATAAAATGGTATTAAAATATCAAAAAGGAATGGGCGATATTCTTTTCGCTGACGAAAGCTTAGACGTAACTAAAGAAGTGATTAAGGGCTTAAACGAAGCTTATAGCAAAGAGAAGAAGTAA
- the gyrB gene encoding DNA topoisomerase (ATP-hydrolyzing) subunit B, whose translation MSEEKNPNSNYSADNIQVLEGLEAVRKRPSMYIGDTGVKGLHHLVYEVVDNSIDEALAGHADTIYVNILKGNSIRVEDNGRGIPTGINTKENKSALEIVMTVLHAGGKFDKDTYKVSGGLHGVGVSCVNALSTHLKAEVHREGKIWMQEYEIGVPQYDVKEVGTTDKRGTIVTFSPDPTIFTQTTEYKYDTLAGRLRELAFLNKGITLTLTDEREELEDGSFYQEVFHSDGGLKEFVAFLDGTRASFLPEPIYIEGIKNGIPVELAFQYNDSYSENVHSYVNNINTHEGGTHIAGFRRGLTRTLKAYADKSGLLKNLKMEITGDDFREGLTAVVSVKVQEPQFEGQTKTKLGNSEVMGAVDVAVGEALGNYLEENPKEAKMIINKVILAATARAAARKAREMVQRKSVMGGSGLPGKLADCSDSDPEKCELFLVEGDSAGGTAKQGRDRNFQAILPLKGKILNVEKAMEHKIYENDEIKNMFTALGVSIGTEEDDKALNLAKLRYHKIVIMTDADIDGSHITTLILTFFFRYMKPLIEAGYVYIAAPPLYQVKKGKDFEYAWNDTQRDAAIQRLKGAGKEESVHIQRYKGLGEMNAEQLWETTLDPARRILMQATIENAAECDHTFSMLMGDEVAPRRDFIERNAKYAKIDA comes from the coding sequence ATGAGCGAAGAAAAAAATCCAAACTCTAATTATTCGGCAGATAATATACAGGTTTTAGAAGGTTTAGAGGCTGTTCGTAAGCGTCCTTCGATGTATATTGGTGATACCGGAGTTAAAGGTTTGCACCATTTGGTTTATGAAGTTGTAGATAACTCTATTGACGAGGCTTTGGCGGGTCATGCAGATACCATCTATGTAAATATTTTAAAAGGCAACTCTATTAGGGTTGAAGATAACGGTCGTGGTATTCCAACTGGTATCAATACAAAAGAAAATAAATCGGCATTAGAAATTGTAATGACCGTTTTGCACGCTGGTGGTAAATTCGATAAAGATACCTACAAGGTTTCTGGTGGTTTGCACGGGGTGGGGGTAAGTTGTGTTAACGCCTTATCTACCCACTTAAAAGCAGAGGTGCACCGCGAAGGTAAAATCTGGATGCAGGAGTACGAAATTGGGGTGCCACAGTACGATGTAAAAGAAGTTGGCACTACGGATAAAAGGGGTACCATTGTAACTTTTAGTCCAGACCCAACCATTTTTACCCAAACTACCGAGTATAAATACGATACTTTGGCTGGTCGTTTACGTGAACTTGCTTTCTTAAATAAAGGCATTACTTTAACGTTAACCGACGAGCGTGAAGAACTAGAAGACGGAAGTTTTTATCAAGAAGTTTTCCACTCTGATGGTGGTTTAAAAGAGTTTGTAGCCTTTTTAGATGGCACAAGAGCATCGTTTTTACCAGAGCCAATCTATATCGAAGGTATTAAAAATGGTATTCCTGTTGAGTTGGCTTTCCAGTATAACGATAGCTATTCGGAGAATGTACACTCTTACGTAAACAATATTAACACGCATGAGGGCGGTACGCATATTGCAGGTTTCCGTAGAGGTTTAACACGTACGCTAAAGGCTTATGCCGATAAGTCTGGTTTGTTAAAAAACCTTAAGATGGAAATTACCGGCGATGACTTTAGAGAGGGGTTAACTGCCGTTGTTTCTGTAAAAGTACAAGAGCCTCAATTTGAAGGGCAAACCAAAACTAAACTAGGTAATAGTGAGGTAATGGGTGCGGTAGACGTTGCCGTAGGCGAAGCTTTAGGTAATTACCTAGAAGAAAACCCTAAAGAAGCTAAAATGATCATCAACAAGGTAATTTTAGCAGCAACGGCTAGAGCTGCGGCTCGTAAAGCTCGCGAAATGGTGCAGCGTAAGAGCGTAATGGGCGGCTCTGGTTTACCAGGTAAACTGGCCGATTGCTCGGACAGTGATCCAGAAAAATGTGAGTTATTCCTAGTAGAGGGTGACTCGGCGGGTGGTACCGCCAAGCAAGGTCGCGATCGTAACTTTCAAGCTATTTTGCCATTAAAGGGAAAAATCTTGAACGTAGAAAAAGCAATGGAGCATAAAATCTACGAGAACGATGAGATTAAAAATATGTTTACCGCTTTAGGTGTAAGCATTGGTACCGAAGAAGACGATAAAGCTTTAAACCTTGCTAAATTACGTTATCACAAAATCGTAATCATGACTGATGCGGATATCGATGGTTCGCACATTACTACCTTAATTTTAACTTTCTTTTTCCGTTACATGAAACCGTTAATTGAAGCGGGTTACGTTTACATTGCTGCGCCACCACTTTATCAGGTTAAAAAAGGAAAAGATTTTGAATATGCCTGGAACGATACCCAACGTGATGCTGCGATACAGCGTTTAAAAGGTGCCGGTAAAGAAGAAAGTGTGCATATCCAACGTTACAAAGGTTTGGGAGAGATGAACGCAGAGCAACTGTGGGAAACTACTTTAGATCCTGCTCGCCGTATCTTGATGCAGGCAACCATAGAAAATGCTGCAGAATGCGATCATACTTTCTCTATGTTAATGGGCGATGAAGTTGCGCCACGTAGGGATTTTATTGAGCGTAATGCAAAATATGCGAAAATTGATGCTTAA
- a CDS encoding TetR/AcrR family transcriptional regulator — MEPEKIKESILRAAKELFRKYGYHKTSVNEIAKKARIAKATIYKYFESKEQVLDFILMDYLDVNLHGILSNKVKFANEEEHLKALVMKTCRLSFTACNEFIGWDFVRENANSQEFLKHLSDQLEALLLSAYLELDHFKNNPARRGGLAFLLKASKSIVFSFAFTSVSDSDVRKNFVTFQKEILPYLVKAAL; from the coding sequence ATGGAACCAGAAAAAATAAAAGAAAGTATCCTTAGGGCCGCAAAAGAGCTGTTTAGAAAATACGGTTATCATAAAACCAGTGTAAACGAAATCGCTAAAAAAGCACGTATTGCCAAAGCAACTATCTATAAATATTTCGAAAGCAAAGAACAAGTACTCGATTTTATTTTAATGGATTATCTTGATGTGAACCTGCATGGCATTTTGTCTAACAAGGTAAAATTTGCTAACGAAGAAGAGCACCTGAAAGCCTTGGTAATGAAAACCTGCCGCCTTTCTTTTACTGCTTGTAACGAGTTTATCGGCTGGGATTTTGTACGTGAGAACGCCAATTCGCAAGAGTTTTTAAAACACCTTTCCGATCAGTTGGAGGCATTGTTGCTATCTGCCTATCTGGAGCTAGATCACTTTAAAAATAATCCTGCTCGCAGGGGTGGCTTGGCATTTCTTTTAAAGGCCAGTAAAAGCATTGTGTTCTCCTTCGCGTTTACTTCGGTAAGCGATTCTGATGTGCGCAAAAACTTTGTCACTTTTCAGAAAGAGATTTTGCCCTATTTGGTAAAAGCAGCACTTTAA
- the pheS gene encoding phenylalanine--tRNA ligase subunit alpha: protein MLQDQITQYTEEINLFSTSNAAELEQFRIRFLGTKGIIKDIFDEFKAVSPEEKRTLGKVLNQFKQLAEAKYQTLNETISASQDTSEGSQLDLTLPGEGFELGTRHPLAIVRREIIEIFNKLGFSVAEGPEIEDDWHNFSALNFPEEHPARDMQDTFFIKKGGEKGDIALRTHTSSVQVRMMEAGQPPFRALMPGRVYRNEAISARAHCFFHQVEGLYVDEKVSFADLKQTLFYFVQELYGEGTKVRFRPSYFPFTEPSAEMDISCSICKGAGCQMCKGSGWVEILGCGMVDPNVLENCGIDSKKYSGFAFGMGIERIANLKFEIKDLRLFSENDVRFLKQYQSATI, encoded by the coding sequence ATGTTACAAGACCAAATAACGCAGTATACCGAAGAAATCAATTTGTTTTCTACAAGCAATGCAGCAGAGCTGGAACAATTTAGGATTCGCTTTTTAGGAACCAAAGGTATCATTAAAGATATTTTTGATGAATTTAAAGCGGTTTCTCCAGAAGAGAAAAGAACGTTAGGTAAAGTGCTTAACCAATTTAAACAATTGGCAGAGGCAAAGTATCAAACATTAAATGAAACTATTTCTGCTTCGCAAGATACTTCGGAAGGTAGCCAATTAGATTTAACACTTCCGGGCGAAGGTTTCGAGTTGGGTACGCGTCATCCTTTGGCTATTGTACGTAGAGAAATTATCGAGATTTTTAATAAACTAGGTTTTAGCGTTGCCGAGGGGCCAGAAATTGAAGATGATTGGCATAATTTCTCTGCTTTAAACTTCCCAGAAGAGCATCCTGCAAGAGATATGCAAGATACTTTCTTCATTAAAAAAGGTGGCGAAAAAGGGGATATCGCTTTGCGTACACATACTTCTTCTGTACAAGTGCGTATGATGGAAGCTGGTCAACCGCCTTTTAGGGCTTTAATGCCTGGTCGTGTGTATCGTAACGAAGCAATCTCAGCTAGGGCGCACTGCTTTTTCCACCAAGTAGAGGGTTTGTATGTAGATGAGAAGGTTTCTTTTGCAGATTTGAAGCAAACGTTGTTCTACTTCGTTCAAGAATTATACGGCGAAGGTACCAAAGTACGCTTCCGTCCTTCGTATTTTCCTTTTACAGAGCCATCTGCCGAGATGGATATTTCTTGTAGTATCTGCAAAGGCGCTGGTTGCCAAATGTGTAAAGGTAGTGGCTGGGTAGAGATTTTGGGCTGCGGTATGGTAGATCCAAATGTGTTGGAGAATTGCGGTATCGATAGTAAAAAATATAGTGGTTTTGCATTTGGGATGGGGATAGAGCGTATTGCTAACCTTAAATTTGAGATTAAAGACTTGCGGTTGTTCTCTGAAAACGATGTCCGTTTCTTAAAACAATATCAATCAGCAACCATATAA